Proteins from a genomic interval of Flavobacteriales bacterium TMED191:
- a CDS encoding adenylosuccinate lyase: MKSSIYNISPIDGRYTKLTEDLKKYFSEAALIKYRVFIEVEYFLQLSSIKIEQLRGISKNQLQDISKIATEISEKDILEIKRIEKITNHDVKAVEYFIKKKFDKINLSKYKEFIHFGLTSQDINNTASPLLLMDALNGCFYPELNILVKKLNELSVSWKDISMLARTHGQPASPTKLGKEVKVFKVRLEEQINLLKKTPNSGKFGGATGNMNAHYASYPKINWHKFAKNFLKSINLKRSYPTTQIEHYDNLAAQFDTIKRINTILIDFSRDIWMYISMQYFNQKTKKNEVGSSAMPHKINPIDFENAEGNLGLANSILTHLSEKLPISRLQRDLSDSTVMRNIGVPLAHSIISYKAILRGLDKLTVNQKKINTELDENWGILAEAIQTILRKEGVEKPYELLKNLTRNNKKINQDVIINFIDNLKITDNLKKDLKKLTPFNYTGRS, from the coding sequence ATGAAAAGTAGCATTTACAATATTTCACCAATAGATGGTAGATACACCAAACTAACTGAAGATTTAAAAAAATATTTTTCTGAAGCAGCTCTTATAAAATATCGTGTTTTTATTGAAGTTGAATACTTTCTACAATTGAGCAGCATTAAAATAGAACAACTTAGAGGAATTTCAAAAAATCAGTTACAAGATATTTCTAAAATAGCTACTGAAATTTCTGAAAAAGATATTCTTGAAATTAAAAGAATTGAAAAAATTACAAATCACGATGTGAAGGCAGTAGAATATTTTATAAAGAAAAAGTTTGACAAAATAAATCTGTCCAAATACAAAGAATTTATTCATTTTGGATTAACATCTCAAGATATAAACAATACTGCATCTCCTCTATTATTAATGGATGCATTAAATGGATGTTTTTATCCAGAACTTAATATTTTAGTTAAAAAGCTTAATGAATTAAGTGTTAGTTGGAAAGATATCTCAATGCTTGCAAGAACTCATGGTCAACCAGCATCTCCTACAAAATTAGGAAAAGAAGTTAAAGTATTTAAAGTGAGATTGGAAGAACAAATAAATCTACTAAAAAAAACTCCAAACTCTGGAAAATTTGGTGGAGCAACCGGAAATATGAATGCACACTACGCTTCTTATCCTAAAATAAATTGGCATAAATTTGCCAAAAATTTTTTAAAAAGCATTAATCTAAAAAGATCATATCCTACTACACAAATTGAGCATTACGATAATTTAGCAGCACAATTTGATACAATAAAGCGTATTAACACAATACTTATTGATTTTAGCAGAGATATTTGGATGTATATTTCTATGCAGTATTTTAATCAAAAAACTAAAAAAAATGAAGTCGGATCATCTGCAATGCCACATAAAATAAATCCAATCGACTTTGAAAATGCTGAAGGCAATTTAGGCCTTGCTAACTCAATACTTACTCATTTATCTGAAAAACTTCCTATTTCAAGATTGCAAAGGGATTTATCAGACTCAACTGTTATGAGAAATATCGGTGTACCTTTGGCACATAGTATCATATCATATAAAGCAATCCTAAGGGGTTTAGATAAACTTACAGTAAACCAAAAAAAAATAAATACCGAGTTAGATGAAAACTGGGGAATACTAGCAGAAGCAATACAAACAATATTAAGAAAAGAAGGTGTAGAAAAACCTTACGAACTACTTAAAAATCTTACGAGAAATAATAAAAAAATCAATCAAGATGTTATCATAAATTTTATAGATAATTTGAAAATTACAGATAATCTTAAAAAGGATTTGAAAAAACTAACTCCGTTCAATTACACAGGGAGATCCTAA
- a CDS encoding L-2-hydroxyglutarate oxidase translates to MGEKYDLIVIGGGLVGLASAYKIQKKMPQVKILILEKEQELALHQSGRNSGVLHSGLYYKQGSYRAKNCVSGRRELVDFAKNHHIEHEVCGKLVVATNERESMALPGLLKKGRDNGLENLEIVNAKKIKEIEPYVRGISAIWVPETGIIDYRSVANKLASLIKEINPQSNVFTNSEVLKISHSSTYSTIYTNDYNFRCDQIISCGGLFSDRLAIEDGLKLDFKIVGFRGDYFTLKDHAKHKVNNIVYPVPNPEFPFLGVHFTRMINGEIECGPNAVFTFKREGYNKMSFSFKDTFDSLGYIGTWKLFFNHWKFGLNEMVKASSKRIFLKHLQQLIPSLKMSDISAGRSGVRAMALGKDGEIIEDFQIINTKKSIHVLNAPSPAATACLSIGERVALEFQKKYH, encoded by the coding sequence ATGGGCGAAAAATATGATTTAATTGTTATTGGTGGTGGTCTAGTTGGATTAGCTAGTGCATATAAAATACAAAAGAAAATGCCTCAAGTAAAAATTCTTATACTTGAAAAAGAACAGGAATTAGCTTTACATCAAAGTGGCAGGAATTCAGGAGTATTACATTCTGGTTTATATTATAAGCAAGGCTCCTACAGAGCTAAAAACTGTGTTTCTGGCAGACGTGAGTTAGTAGATTTTGCAAAAAATCATCATATTGAACATGAGGTTTGTGGTAAGCTAGTTGTTGCAACTAATGAAAGAGAATCGATGGCATTACCTGGCTTATTAAAAAAAGGGAGAGATAATGGGCTAGAAAACTTGGAAATTGTTAATGCAAAAAAAATTAAAGAAATTGAGCCCTACGTCAGAGGAATTTCAGCAATTTGGGTGCCAGAAACTGGCATTATTGATTATAGGTCTGTAGCTAATAAACTTGCATCTTTAATAAAGGAAATTAATCCTCAAAGCAATGTTTTTACTAATTCAGAAGTTTTAAAAATTTCACATTCTTCTACTTATTCAACAATATACACGAATGATTATAATTTTAGATGTGATCAAATTATCTCTTGTGGAGGCTTGTTTTCTGATCGATTAGCAATTGAAGATGGTTTAAAATTAGATTTTAAAATCGTGGGTTTTAGAGGGGATTATTTCACATTAAAGGATCATGCTAAACATAAAGTTAATAATATAGTTTATCCTGTTCCTAACCCTGAATTTCCATTCTTAGGAGTTCATTTTACTAGAATGATTAATGGAGAAATTGAATGTGGTCCAAATGCAGTTTTTACATTTAAACGTGAGGGTTATAATAAAATGTCATTTAGTTTTAAAGATACATTTGACTCTTTAGGTTATATAGGAACTTGGAAATTATTTTTTAATCATTGGAAATTTGGTTTAAACGAAATGGTAAAAGCATCTTCAAAAAGAATTTTTCTCAAACATCTTCAACAACTTATACCTTCATTAAAGATGTCTGATATTTCTGCTGGTCGATCCGGTGTAAGAGCAATGGCATTAGGCAAGGATGGAGAAATTATTGAAGATTTTCAAATTATAAATACAAAAAAAAGTATTCATGTTTTAAATGCTCCTTCACCAGCTGCAACTGCATGTCTTTCTATTGGAGAAAGAGTTGCTCTAGAATTTCAAAAAAAATATCATTAG
- a CDS encoding MFS transporter, producing MIKKLKKNKEIIAWSLYDFANQPFTTLIVTFIFSAFFTESLAENNQVGTSLWSLGISITAIFVALTSPFLGALADSGGYRKIFLIISTYLCIVSTVCLYFFEPNQNFNILGLDFDVAIIALIVFVIANIGFEFGTVFCNSYLSDLANNKNMGKISGYAWGLGFVGGLISLGVSLVFFDPSNVSNIRLINLLVAAWFFLFSIPTFVFLKDVKPNKGLHKYFKQSFDSIISSFRNVREHKKIVRFLIARLFYNDALITIFAFGGIYAAGTLQFSFNEILILGIVLNISACIGSFLFGHLEDKIGVKKMLMITLWTLLFSTLLAFLAPFLTNFNHLITPKTLFWIAGVFIGLMQGPNQAGSRSLMARLTPEDKKNEFFGFYAFSGKATAFLGPLFFGLLTSAFGTQQAGLVIIVVFFLVGILIFKPLLLND from the coding sequence ATGATTAAAAAATTAAAAAAAAATAAGGAAATAATTGCGTGGTCGTTATATGATTTTGCTAACCAACCATTTACAACATTAATAGTTACATTTATTTTTAGCGCCTTTTTTACTGAATCTCTAGCTGAAAATAATCAAGTTGGTACTTCTTTATGGTCACTAGGTATTTCAATAACAGCTATTTTTGTAGCATTAACATCTCCATTCTTAGGGGCTCTTGCTGATTCTGGAGGTTATAGAAAAATTTTTTTAATAATTTCTACTTATTTATGTATAGTATCAACGGTATGCTTATATTTTTTTGAGCCTAATCAAAACTTTAATATTCTAGGTTTAGATTTTGATGTTGCAATTATTGCTTTAATTGTATTTGTAATTGCTAATATTGGTTTCGAGTTTGGAACTGTATTCTGCAATTCTTATTTATCAGATCTTGCAAATAATAAAAATATGGGAAAAATATCTGGATATGCATGGGGGCTTGGATTTGTAGGTGGATTAATTTCATTAGGTGTATCTCTTGTTTTCTTTGACCCATCTAATGTGTCGAATATTAGATTAATTAATCTGTTGGTAGCAGCTTGGTTCTTTCTTTTTAGTATTCCAACATTTGTTTTTTTAAAAGACGTTAAACCAAATAAGGGTTTGCATAAATATTTTAAGCAATCTTTTGATTCAATTATTTCTTCTTTTCGTAATGTACGTGAACATAAAAAAATTGTTCGATTTTTGATTGCTAGATTATTTTATAATGATGCATTAATTACAATTTTTGCGTTTGGAGGTATTTATGCGGCAGGTACTTTGCAGTTTAGTTTTAACGAAATATTAATTTTAGGGATTGTTTTAAATATTTCAGCTTGTATAGGTTCTTTTTTATTTGGTCATTTGGAGGATAAGATAGGAGTTAAAAAGATGTTGATGATTACTTTATGGACTTTATTATTCTCTACCCTATTGGCTTTTCTCGCCCCATTTTTAACTAACTTTAATCATTTAATTACACCAAAAACATTATTTTGGATTGCAGGTGTTTTTATTGGTTTAATGCAAGGCCCCAATCAAGCTGGAAGTCGTTCTTTGATGGCAAGACTAACACCCGAAGATAAGAAAAATGAATTTTTTGGGTTCTATGCATTTTCTGGAAAGGCAACAGCATTTTTAGGCCCTTTATTTTTTGGTCTTTTAACAAGTGCATTTGGTACTCAACAAGCTGGACTAGTAATCATAGTTGTATTTTTTTTAGTTGGTATCTTAATATTTAAACCGTTATTATTGAATGATTAA
- a CDS encoding bifunctional aconitate hydratase 2/2-methylisocitrate dehydratase: MSLYSEYLDEIEERKKNDLDPKPIDSSALLSEIISQITDSSHKYREDSINFLIYNVLPGTTSAASIKAKFLKQIITNHLELDEISPAFALELLSHMKGGPSVEVLLDLALGEDITQAKAAANVLKSQVFLYDADTNRIEKAFNSGNAIARELIESYAKAEFFTKLPDIPEEIKLVTFVAGIGDISTDLLSPGGDAHSRSDRQLHGQCMFEHNKKQQKELLKLQAKHPDKRIMLVAEKGTMGVGSSRMSGVNNVALWIGKQASPYIPFINLAPVVAGTNGISPIFLTTVGVTGGIGIDLKNWEKKYDTNGNLIIDHNDEPVLEKIYSVDTGTVLTINTKTKKLYKDEKELIDVSSSFTPQKIEFMRAGGSYAIVFGKKLQAFATGVLKKELMPVFAPSKEICVKNQGLTAVEKIFNKNVVGNSLPVLHAGSYVRVKVDIVGSQDTTGLMTTQELEMMAATVISPIVHAGYQSGCHTASVWDKKSQENIPKLMNFMNDFGLITARHPEHKYPPMTDVIHKVLNDLTIDDWSIIIGGDSHTRMSKGVAFGADSGTVALALATGEASMLIPESVKVTFKGTMQNHMDFRDVVHATQSQMLKKFNGENVFQGRIIEVHIGTLLADQAFTFTDWTAEMKAKASICISQDDKLIESLKISKNRIQTMIDKGMDNGTQVLQGLINKANQRIDQIKSGAKSPLTPDKNAKYYASFEVNLDIIEEPMIADPDVNNDDVSKRYTHDTIRALSFYKGQKHIDLGFVGSCMVHKGDIKIVAKMLKNLEENLGKVEFNAPLVVTAPTYNIIDELKEEGDWEILKKYSGFEFNDLNPKATARTEYENILYLERPGCNLCMGNQEKAEKGDSVMSTSTRLFQGRVVKDSDRKKGESLLASTPVVVLSAILGRTPTLEEYKKATKGIKLTRFAPPIKSMTSQPGHLLSY; this comes from the coding sequence ATGAGCTTATATAGTGAATACCTAGATGAAATTGAAGAAAGAAAAAAAAATGATCTTGATCCAAAGCCAATTGATTCTTCAGCTTTGTTGAGTGAAATAATTTCACAAATTACTGATTCAAGTCATAAATACAGAGAAGACTCTATAAATTTCCTTATTTATAATGTTCTACCAGGTACTACTAGTGCTGCTTCAATTAAAGCAAAATTTTTAAAGCAAATTATTACTAATCATCTAGAATTAGATGAGATCTCTCCAGCATTTGCTTTAGAACTATTATCTCATATGAAAGGAGGTCCATCTGTAGAAGTTTTATTAGATTTAGCTTTAGGAGAGGATATTACGCAAGCTAAGGCAGCTGCTAATGTTTTAAAAAGCCAAGTTTTTCTTTATGATGCTGATACAAATCGAATTGAGAAAGCCTTTAATTCGGGTAATGCGATTGCTAGAGAACTTATTGAGAGTTATGCTAAAGCTGAATTTTTTACAAAATTACCAGACATTCCTGAAGAAATCAAGCTCGTTACGTTTGTTGCTGGCATCGGAGATATTTCAACAGATTTATTGTCCCCTGGTGGGGATGCTCACTCAAGGTCTGATCGGCAATTACATGGTCAATGTATGTTTGAACATAATAAAAAACAACAAAAAGAATTACTTAAATTGCAAGCAAAACACCCTGATAAAAGAATAATGTTAGTTGCAGAGAAGGGCACTATGGGTGTAGGTTCTTCAAGGATGTCAGGTGTAAATAATGTTGCACTATGGATTGGTAAACAAGCAAGTCCATATATCCCATTTATTAATTTAGCTCCTGTAGTTGCTGGAACAAATGGTATATCTCCTATATTTTTAACAACTGTCGGAGTAACTGGTGGAATTGGGATAGATTTAAAAAACTGGGAAAAAAAGTATGATACTAACGGTAACCTTATAATTGATCACAATGATGAACCTGTTTTAGAAAAAATCTACTCTGTAGATACNGGAACTGTTTTGACTATTAATACAAAAACAAAAAAACTTTATAAAGATGAAAAGGAATTAATCGATGTTTCATCATCCTTCACTCCTCAAAAAATAGAGTTTATGAGAGCAGGTGGGTCTTATGCAATTGTGTTTGGTAAAAAATTACAAGCATTTGCAACAGGAGTGCTTAAAAAAGAACTTATGCCTGTTTTTGCTCCATCTAAAGAAATTTGCGTAAAGAACCAGGGACTTACCGCGGTTGAGAAAATTTTTAATAAAAATGTTGTTGGTAACTCTCTTCCTGTTCTACATGCAGGTTCTTATGTTCGAGTAAAAGTAGATATTGTAGGTTCTCAGGACACAACAGGATTAATGACGACTCAAGAATTAGAAATGATGGCTGCAACTGTCATTTCTCCTATTGTCCATGCTGGTTATCAGTCGGGTTGTCATACGGCTTCAGTATGGGATAAGAAGTCTCAAGAAAATATACCTAAACTTATGAATTTTATGAATGATTTTGGGCTTATCACAGCACGCCATCCGGAACACAAATATCCTCCAATGACGGATGTTATTCATAAAGTTTTAAATGACTTAACTATTGACGATTGGTCTATAATTATTGGAGGAGATTCGCATACTAGAATGTCTAAAGGGGTTGCTTTCGGTGCTGATTCTGGTACAGTTGCATTAGCATTGGCAACTGGTGAAGCTTCTATGCTAATACCTGAATCTGTTAAAGTTACTTTTAAAGGAACAATGCAAAATCATATGGATTTCAGAGATGTTGTACATGCAACTCAAAGTCAGATGCTCAAAAAATTTAACGGAGAAAATGTATTTCAAGGTAGAATTATTGAGGTACATATTGGAACTCTTTTAGCAGACCAAGCATTTACTTTTACAGATTGGACAGCAGAAATGAAAGCAAAGGCCTCAATCTGTATTTCTCAAGATGATAAACTTATTGAATCCTTAAAAATTTCAAAAAATCGTATTCAGACAATGATTGATAAGGGTATGGATAATGGTACTCAGGTTCTTCAAGGTTTAATTAATAAAGCTAATCAAAGAATTGATCAAATTAAATCAGGTGCAAAGTCCCCACTAACACCCGATAAAAATGCAAAATATTATGCAAGTTTTGAAGTCAATTTAGATATTATTGAGGAACCAATGATTGCTGATCCCGATGTGAACAATGATGATGTATCTAAACGTTATACACATGATACAATTCGTGCTCTCTCTTTCTATAAAGGTCAAAAACACATTGATTTAGGTTTTGTAGGTTCTTGTATGGTTCACAAAGGTGATATTAAGATTGTTGCAAAGATGCTTAAAAATCTAGAAGAAAATTTAGGTAAGGTAGAATTCAATGCCCCGTTAGTAGTTACTGCTCCTACATATAATATTATTGACGAACTAAAAGAAGAGGGTGATTGGGAAATTCTTAAGAAATATTCTGGCTTTGAGTTTAATGATTTAAATCCAAAGGCTACTGCTCGTACAGAATATGAGAATATATTATACCTTGAACGTCCAGGTTGTAATTTGTGTATGGGGAATCAAGAAAAAGCGGAAAAGGGAGATAGCGTAATGTCAACATCCACACGTTTATTCCAAGGAAGGGTAGTTAAAGACTCTGATAGAAAGAAGGGTGAGTCATTATTAGCATCTACGCCGGTAGTTGTTTTATCTGCAATACTAGGAAGAACGCCAACACTTGAAGAATATAAGAAGGCTACTAAAGGAATAAAACTTACTAGATTCGCTCCGCCAATTAAGTCAATGACATCACAGCCAGGGCATTTATTGTCATATTAA
- a CDS encoding 50S ribosomal protein L9: protein MEVILKQDVENLGFIDDVVTVKPGYGRNYLIPNKLAVFATSSEKKILAENLRQKEQKNQQLIKELESTKKKLEALELIIKSKVGEDKKLFGSVNSASLQSALSENGISIEKXYININGTNLIKTTGSFSAQVRLHRDLIAVLSFEVIAA from the coding sequence ATGGAAGTGATACTTAAACAAGATGTAGAAAACTTAGGTTTTATTGATGACGTTGTAACTGTTAAACCAGGATATGGCCGTAATTACCTTATTCCAAACAAGTTAGCTGTTTTTGCTACATCTTCTGAGAAGAAAATTCTTGCTGAAAACCTAAGACAAAAAGAACAGAAAAATCAACAATTAATTAAGGAGCTAGAATCTACAAAAAAGAAGCTAGAAGCCTTAGAGTTAATAATTAAGTCTAAAGTAGGCGAGGATAAAAAATTATTTGGCTCTGTCAATTCCGCTTCACTACAAAGTGCATTGAGTGAAAATGGCATTTCAATTGAGAAANAGTATATTAATATTAATGGTACTAATCTTATCAAAACCACAGGATCTTTTTCTGCACAAGTACGATTGCATAGAGATTTAATTGCGGTTTTATCATTTGAAGTGATTGCAGCATAA
- the rpsR gene encoding 30S ribosomal protein S18, which produces MIEIXKKSSGELRFLSPPKVEVASKEKYCRFKKMNIKYIDYKDSEFLMRFLNEQGKLLPRRITGNSLKFQRKVAQAVKRARQIALLPYVSDLLK; this is translated from the coding sequence ATGATTGAAATANATAAAAAATCATCAGGNGAATTACGTTTTTTATCCCCACCNAAAGTGGAGGTGGCTAGTAAGGAAAAATACTGCCGTTTTAAGAAAATGAATATAAAATATATTGATTATAAAGACTCGGAATTTTTAATGAGATTTTTAAATGAACAAGGTAAGTTATTACCAAGAAGAATTACTGGTAACTCACTGAAATTTCAACGAAAAGTTGCACAGGCTGTAAAGCGAGCAAGACAGATTGCTTTGTTGCCATACGTTTCAGATTTATTAAAATAA
- a CDS encoding 30S ribosomal protein S6 has translation MNNYETVLILNPVLSDEQVKESMGKFKDLLKSFNAECNSEELWGLKKMKYSIQNKKTGFYMLFEYQAKSDVISGLEIELKRDERIMRFLTVKQDKHATEFAQKRREKLTSKKSNK, from the coding sequence ATGAACAATTATGAAACAGTTTTAATTTTAAATCCGGTTCTATCAGACGAACAGGTTAAGGAATCTATGGGGAAATTTAAAGATCTATTAAAATCCTTTAACGCTGAATGTAACTCTGAAGAATTATGGGGTTTAAAAAAGATGAAGTATTCTATTCAAAATAAAAAAACAGGCTTTTACATGCTCTTTGAATATCAAGCTAAATCAGACGTGATCTCTGGTTTAGAAATTGAATTAAAGAGAGATGAAAGAATTATGAGGTTTCTAACTGTTAAGCAGGATAAACATGCCACAGAATTTGCACAAAAGAGACGAGAAAAATTAACTTCAAAAAAATCAAATAAATGA
- the dnaX gene encoding DNA polymerase III subunit gamma/tau: MSDYLVSARKYRPSKFEDVVGQKHITTTLHNAITSNKVGHAYLFCGPRGVGKTTCARIFAKTVNQNENADYNIFELDAASNNGVDHIRNLIEQVKIPPQIGKYKIYIIDEVHMLSDAAFNAFLKTLEEPPKHSIFILATTEKNKLIPTIISRCQIFDFKKININDITEYXEKIANDKNIHADXKSLKLIAQKADGSLRDSLSIFDKIYTYCNETWIYEDVSKILSSLDSLFTIKLVSNIIKNDISSCLLEIDNVVNNGYSPKEILTTLTKHFRNLIIAKNPQTRSLISEDPSIIDQLENQSNHFSEIEIIRGLNSLDETMQNYTRSINKRFSVELCIMQLCSLSNNDIKKKILINSPVENKQTDNPTKKIEISKSLDNRINTSKKSITNNSDKVLHNVNEKTINNNPNNLISISEELQPIKKEINKDTTTTFLNDWSKEDMIRIWNMFTQTLKDNKKTNAYNIFTRHTPRKINNTISVELVSLSEKAEFEDTKSDLVNYLKTNLKNNNISIEINITNKEDNNLIITKKDKFQYLYDKNNNLKLFQEKLELNTT; the protein is encoded by the coding sequence ATGAGTGACTATTTAGTTTCTGCAAGAAAATACAGACCGAGTAAATTTGAAGATGTGGTTGGACAAAAGCACATCACAACTACATTGCACAATGCAATTACAAGCAATAAAGTTGGACATGCTTATTTATTTTGTGGACCAAGAGGGGTAGGGAAAACAACATGTGCAAGAATTTTTGCAAAAACTGTTAATCAAAATGAAAATGCCGACTATAATATTTTCGAATTAGATGCAGCATCAAATAATGGGGTCGACCATATTAGGAATTTAATTGAACAAGTTAAAATACCCCCTCAAATTGGAAAATATAAAATTTATATTATAGATGAAGTACATATGCTTTCTGATGCTGCTTTTAATGCTTTTTTAAAGACACTGGAAGAACCTCCAAAACACAGTATTTTTATTCTAGCTACAACAGAAAAAAATAAATTAATTCCAACAATAATTTCTAGATGTCAAATATTTGATTTTAAGAAAATTAACATTAATGATATAACTGAGTATNTGGAAAAAATTGCCAATGATAAAAATATTCATGCTGATANTAAAAGCTTAAAACTAATTGCTCAAAAAGCCGATGGATCTTTGAGAGACTCACTATCTATTTTTGATAAAATATACACATACTGCAATGAAACTTGGATTTATGAAGATGTATCAAAGATTCTCTCATCTTTAGATTCATTATTTACTATTAAACTTGTTTCTAATATTATCAAAAATGATATTTCAAGTTGTTTGTTAGAAATCGACAATGTTGTAAATAACGGTTATAGCCCTAAAGAAATCCTAACGACATTAACAAAGCATTTCCGTAATCTTATAATTGCTAAAAACCCGCAAACAAGAAGTTTAATTTCAGAAGACCCCTCAATCATTGATCAATTAGAAAATCAATCGAATCACTTTTCAGAAATAGAAATTATAAGAGGTTTAAACTCTTTGGATGAAACAATGCAAAACTACACACGTTCTATAAATAAACGTTTTTCTGTAGAGCTTTGTATTATGCAATTATGTTCTCTTTCAAATAACGATATTAAAAAAAAAATTCTAATTAATTCTCCAGTAGAAAATAAGCAAACAGATAATCCAACGAAAAAAATAGAAATAAGTAAGTCCTTAGACAATCGAATTAATACTTCTAAAAAATCTATTACAAATAATTCAGACAAAGTATTACATAATGTAAATGAAAAAACTATAAACAATAACCCAAACAATTTGATAAGTATTTCTGAAGAACTACAGCCAATAAAAAAGGAAATTAATAAAGATACGACAACAACATTTCTCAATGATTGGTCAAAAGAGGATATGATTCGTATATGGAACATGTTTACACAAACACTAAAAGACAATAAAAAAACTAATGCTTATAATATTTTTACTCGTCACACACCAAGAAAAATAAATAATACAATTTCTGTTGAATTGGTCAGCCTAAGTGAAAAAGCCGAATTTGAAGACACTAAGTCGGACTTAGTAAATTATCTAAAAACCAATTTAAAAAACAATAATATTTCTATTGAAATTAATATTACTAATAAAGAAGATAACAATCTCATTATCACTAAAAAGGATAAGTTTCAATACCTGTATGATAAAAACAACAATCTTAAATTATTTCAAGAAAAATTAGAATTAAATACAACTTAA
- a CDS encoding NADP-dependent isocitrate dehydrogenase, whose protein sequence is MKKIIVNNPVVELDGDEMTRIIWDFIKKKLIFPYISLDIKYFDLGIEHRDKTNDQVTIDAANAIKKYKVGIKCATITPDEDRVKEFNLKKMWRSPNGTIRNIVGGTVFREPIICKNVPRLVPNWTDPICIGRHAFGDQYKATDVVIKGSGKLTMTFEPENGETIKWDVYDYKGGGVALSMYNTDESIYGFARSCFNKALDKKWPLYLSTKNTILKAYDGRFKDIFEEVYQNEFLSKFQELGLTYEHRLIDDMVAAALKWNGKFVWACKNYDGDVQSDTVAQGFGSLGLMTSVLLTPDGDVMEAEAAHGTVTRHFRMHQEGKQTSTNPIASIFAWTRGLMFRGKKDDNQDLVNFCKTLEKVCIQTVESGIMTKDLALCIHGKKLETKHYVNTQEFLNTLDRNLAKEINK, encoded by the coding sequence ATGAAAAAAATAATTGTAAACAATCCAGTAGTTGAATTAGATGGAGATGAAATGACAAGAATAATATGGGACTTTATTAAAAAGAAGTTAATTTTTCCTTATATATCATTAGATATTAAATACTTCGATCTAGGTATTGAACATAGAGATAAAACGAATGATCAAGTAACAATAGATGCAGCAAATGCAATCAAAAAATATAAAGTAGGTATTAAATGTGCTACTATAACACCTGATGAGGATAGAGTTAAAGAATTTAATTTAAAAAAAATGTGGCGTTCTCCAAATGGAACAATCCGAAATATTGTTGGAGGAACCGTATTTAGAGAACCAATAATATGTAAAAATGTACCTAGACTAGTACCTAATTGGACAGATCCTATTTGCATAGGTCGTCATGCTTTTGGTGACCAATATAAAGCAACAGATGTTGTTATTAAAGGAAGCGGAAAGCTTACAATGACTTTCGAACCCGAAAATGGAGAAACTATAAAATGGGATGTATATGATTACAAAGGTGGAGGAGTAGCTTTAAGTATGTACAATACCGACGAATCAATTTATGGATTTGCTAGATCTTGCTTTAATAAAGCATTAGATAAAAAATGGCCATTATATCTATCTACTAAAAACACCATTCTAAAAGCATACGATGGTCGATTTAAAGATATTTTTGAAGAAGTATATCAAAATGAGTTTTTAAGCAAATTTCAAGAATTAGGCTTAACATATGAACATAGACTCATTGACGACATGGTAGCAGCAGCATTGAAGTGGAATGGAAAATTTGTCTGGGCATGCAAAAATTATGATGGTGATGTCCAATCTGACACAGTAGCTCAAGGATTTGGTTCTCTGGGCCTCATGACGTCCGTATTATTAACACCTGACGGAGATGTAATGGAAGCCGAGGCAGCTCATGGAACTGTAACACGACACTTTAGAATGCATCAAGAGGGTAAACAAACATCAACCAACCCAATTGCTTCAATATTTGCGTGGACTAGAGGCTTAATGTTTAGAGGAAAAAAAGACGACAATCAAGATCTTGTAAACTTCTGCAAAACACTAGAAAAAGTATGTATTCAAACTGTTGAAAGTGGTATAATGACAAAAGATTTAGCACTATGTATTCATGGTAAAAAATTAGAAACAAAACACTATGTAAATACCCAAGAATTTCTTAACACATTGGATAGAAATCTAGCTAAAGAAATCAATAAATGA